The Roseicyclus marinus genome has a segment encoding these proteins:
- a CDS encoding trans-sulfuration enzyme family protein, whose protein sequence is MTDRRNDRPQTLVRRLPLREGVSRPVVTPIQPSVVYASPSIDTLHAQYEGRAQGYTYAREGHPNATLLAQRIDMLEGATNGLITGSGMSAVTAAIMGLLGAGDHIIGADQLYGRSLRLMHQDLARFGISTTVVDPTKPEALRAAIRPETKMILLEVVSNPTLRIADMDGILAVAREAGVRVAVDNTFTTPIGYRPFDHGADIVIHSVTKLLAGHSDVTLGYVAARDPADAKAIYDFAVTTGMTPSPYECWLAERGLYTFPLRFDRAEANAAKLADWLADQPKVAQVLYPGRADHPDHAQAQKLLGGRYGNMLSFRIHGDEAAANRMIMAMPDMAFAPTLGDVGTTVSHPPSSSHRGLTPEGRAALGITDGFFRLSVGIEDVDLLIADFAAGLAAV, encoded by the coding sequence ATGACCGACCGCCGCAATGACCGCCCCCAGACCCTCGTGCGCCGCCTGCCGCTCCGCGAGGGCGTCAGCAGGCCCGTGGTCACCCCGATCCAGCCCTCGGTGGTCTATGCCTCGCCCTCGATCGACACGCTCCACGCCCAGTACGAGGGCCGCGCGCAGGGCTATACCTATGCCCGCGAGGGCCATCCCAATGCGACCCTTCTGGCCCAACGCATCGACATGCTCGAAGGGGCCACCAACGGCCTCATCACCGGCTCAGGCATGTCCGCCGTCACCGCCGCGATCATGGGGCTTCTGGGGGCAGGGGACCATATCATCGGGGCCGACCAGCTCTATGGCCGCTCGCTGCGCCTGATGCACCAGGATCTGGCCCGTTTCGGCATCTCCACCACGGTCGTCGATCCGACCAAGCCCGAGGCGCTCCGCGCCGCCATCCGCCCCGAGACCAAGATGATCCTGCTCGAGGTCGTCTCGAACCCCACGCTGCGGATTGCCGACATGGACGGTATCCTTGCCGTCGCGCGCGAGGCCGGCGTGCGCGTCGCCGTCGACAACACCTTCACCACGCCGATCGGCTACCGCCCCTTCGACCATGGCGCCGATATCGTCATCCATTCGGTGACCAAGCTTCTGGCCGGCCATTCCGATGTCACGCTCGGCTATGTCGCCGCCCGCGATCCGGCGGATGCCAAGGCGATCTACGATTTCGCCGTCACCACAGGCATGACGCCCAGCCCCTATGAATGCTGGCTGGCCGAACGCGGCCTCTACACCTTCCCGCTGCGTTTCGACCGGGCCGAGGCGAATGCCGCCAAACTGGCCGATTGGCTGGCCGACCAGCCCAAGGTGGCGCAGGTGCTTTACCCCGGCCGCGCCGATCACCCCGACCATGCACAGGCGCAAAAGCTTCTGGGCGGGCGCTATGGCAACATGCTCAGCTTCCGCATCCATGGCGACGAGGCTGCCGCCAACCGCATGATCATGGCCATGCCCGACATGGCCTTTGCCCCCACGCTCGGCGATGTGGGCACCACGGTCAGCCACCCGCCCTCCTCCTCCCACCGGGGCCTGACGCCGGAGGGGCGGGCCGCACTCGGCATCACCGACGGTTTCTTCCGCCTCTCGGTCGGGATCGAGGATGTGGATCTCCTGATCGCCGATTTCGCGGCGGGGCTTGCGGCTGTCTGA
- a CDS encoding glutamate-5-semialdehyde dehydrogenase: protein MNDQTPDSATDIPALMQAMGQRARAAAADLAFASPEAKRRALEAAADIVTARLPDILAANAQDMAFGRDKGLSPAMLDRLELTEDRIAAITAGLRAVAAQDDPVGAVIAEWDRPNGLHIQRVRTPLGVVGVIYESRPNVTADAGALCLKSGNAVILRGGSESFHSSGILVEALRAGLHAADLPEDAIQLVPTRDRAAVRELLTMTDYVDVIVPRGGKGLVGLVQAEARVPVFAHLEGICHVYIDRAADPETALKVTLNAKTRRTGICGAAECLLIHRDVVDSIGQGVIRALLDAGVEVRGDATLQSIPGVTPAQEDDWGREFLDMIIAARVVEDIDAAIAHIRRYGSSHTESILTEDDAAAHRFFQRLDSAILMRNASTQFADGGEFGMGAEIGIATGKMHARGPVGAEQLTSFKYLVTGQGTTRP from the coding sequence ATGAACGACCAGACCCCCGACAGCGCCACCGACATCCCCGCCCTGATGCAGGCGATGGGGCAGCGCGCCCGCGCGGCGGCGGCCGATCTCGCCTTCGCGTCGCCCGAGGCCAAGCGCCGGGCGCTCGAGGCTGCGGCCGATATCGTGACCGCGCGCCTGCCCGATATCCTTGCCGCCAATGCGCAGGACATGGCCTTTGGCCGCGACAAGGGCCTGTCGCCCGCCATGCTCGACCGGTTGGAGCTGACCGAAGACCGGATCGCCGCCATCACCGCAGGGCTGCGCGCCGTCGCGGCACAAGATGATCCGGTGGGCGCCGTCATCGCGGAATGGGACCGGCCCAATGGCCTCCATATCCAGCGCGTCCGCACGCCTCTGGGGGTCGTGGGCGTGATCTATGAAAGCCGCCCCAACGTGACGGCGGATGCGGGCGCGCTCTGCCTCAAATCCGGCAATGCCGTCATCCTGCGCGGCGGCTCCGAAAGCTTCCATTCCTCGGGGATCTTGGTCGAAGCCTTGCGCGCGGGCCTGCATGCGGCCGACCTGCCCGAGGATGCGATCCAGCTTGTCCCCACCCGCGACCGGGCCGCCGTGCGCGAACTTCTGACCATGACCGACTACGTCGACGTGATCGTCCCCCGTGGCGGCAAGGGGCTTGTCGGCCTCGTTCAGGCCGAGGCGCGCGTGCCCGTCTTCGCCCATCTCGAAGGCATCTGCCACGTCTACATCGACCGCGCCGCCGATCCCGAAACCGCGCTCAAGGTCACGCTCAACGCCAAGACCCGGCGCACGGGCATCTGCGGGGCCGCCGAATGCCTGCTCATCCACCGCGATGTGGTGGACAGTATCGGGCAGGGCGTGATCCGCGCGCTTCTCGATGCGGGCGTCGAGGTGCGCGGCGATGCGACACTGCAATCCATTCCCGGCGTCACGCCCGCACAAGAGGACGATTGGGGCCGCGAATTCCTCGACATGATCATCGCCGCCCGCGTGGTCGAGGATATCGACGCAGCCATCGCCCATATCCGCCGCTACGGCTCCAGCCATACCGAAAGCATCCTGACCGAGGATGACGCGGCGGCCCACCGTTTCTTCCAGCGGCTCGACAGCGCCATCCTGATGCGCAACGCCTCGACCCAATTCGCCGATGGCGGGGAATTCGGCATGGGGGCCGAGATCGGCATCGCCACCGGCAAGATGCATGCGCGCGGTCCCGTGGGGGCCGAACAGCTGACCTCGTTCAAATACCTCGTGACCGGGCAGGGGACGACCCGCCCCTAG
- a CDS encoding antibiotic biosynthesis monooxygenase family protein — translation MHCLFFDVLPKPGHMAHYFDHVARLKPVLAAHDGLVFLDRYRPLDDADALLSHQLWADEAAIAKWRADATHRASQSAGRKIHFDSYRIRVGEEIAQDQASLETGRFLLAAYGSAPATLPGARSYESVNHEGRFVTLASHDQLGAAARAAAASGAPQTRLFRILRDYTLTDRAEAPQP, via the coding sequence ATGCATTGCCTCTTTTTCGACGTCCTGCCCAAGCCCGGCCATATGGCGCATTACTTCGACCATGTGGCGCGGCTCAAACCGGTGCTCGCCGCGCACGACGGTCTTGTCTTTCTCGACCGCTACCGCCCGCTTGACGACGCGGACGCGCTCCTGTCGCACCAGCTCTGGGCCGATGAGGCGGCCATCGCCAAATGGCGCGCGGATGCCACCCACCGCGCCAGCCAATCGGCGGGCCGCAAGATCCATTTCGACAGCTACCGCATCCGCGTGGGCGAAGAGATCGCGCAAGACCAGGCCAGCCTCGAGACAGGCCGCTTCCTTCTGGCCGCCTATGGCAGCGCCCCCGCCACTCTCCCCGGCGCGCGCAGCTATGAAAGCGTCAACCACGAAGGGCGCTTCGTCACGCTCGCAAGCCACGACCAACTGGGTGCGGCCGCCCGGGCCGCCGCCGCCAGCGGAGCGCCGCAAACCCGCCTCTTCCGCATCCTGCGCGACTACACCCTGACCGATAGGGCCGAGGCACCGCAGCCCTGA
- the proB gene encoding glutamate 5-kinase, which yields MATLTATTVPRLADIRRLVVKIGSALLVDGTSGALRADWLRAMAEDVAMLKARGLDVILVSSGSIALGRGVLGLGRGALSLDEAQAAAAVGQIRLARAWEEALAPHGIVTAQILLTLDDSEDRRRYLNTRATFAALLGKGVVPIVNENDTIATDEIRYGDNDRLAANVAVMAGAEGCVLLSDVDGLYTANPREDATARHLPVIDRITPEIEGMAGDAGTGLSKGGMKTKVMAARTATAAGCAMAITEGSTLRPLSALEQGARATWFTATLDPQTARKRWISAMKPRGALRLDAGAVGALGQGKSLLPAGVASVIGDFQRGDPVTLEGPDGARLGLGLSRYTAEEARAIAGHRSDEIAAILGYPGRAALVHRDDMAF from the coding sequence GTGGCAACCCTGACCGCAACGACTGTGCCCCGGCTTGCCGACATCAGGCGGCTGGTGGTCAAGATCGGCTCGGCCCTTCTGGTCGATGGCACGAGTGGCGCGCTCCGCGCCGATTGGCTGCGCGCCATGGCCGAAGATGTGGCCATGCTCAAGGCGCGCGGGCTTGACGTGATCCTCGTCTCCTCCGGCTCCATCGCGCTCGGGCGTGGCGTCCTTGGTCTCGGGCGTGGCGCGCTGTCGCTCGACGAGGCGCAGGCCGCCGCCGCCGTGGGCCAGATCCGCCTTGCCCGCGCCTGGGAAGAGGCGCTCGCCCCCCATGGCATCGTGACCGCGCAGATCCTGCTCACGCTCGACGACAGCGAGGACAGGCGGCGCTATCTCAACACGCGCGCCACCTTCGCGGCCCTCTTGGGCAAGGGCGTCGTGCCCATCGTGAACGAGAATGACACGATCGCCACCGACGAGATCCGCTACGGCGACAACGACCGGCTTGCCGCCAATGTCGCCGTCATGGCCGGGGCCGAGGGCTGTGTGCTCCTGTCCGATGTCGACGGGCTCTATACCGCCAACCCGCGCGAGGATGCGACCGCGCGCCACCTGCCCGTGATCGACCGCATCACGCCCGAGATCGAGGGGATGGCAGGCGACGCCGGCACCGGCCTCAGCAAGGGCGGCATGAAGACCAAGGTCATGGCCGCGCGCACCGCCACCGCCGCAGGCTGCGCCATGGCCATCACCGAGGGCTCGACGCTCCGCCCCCTCAGCGCGCTCGAACAGGGCGCGCGCGCCACCTGGTTCACCGCAACCCTCGATCCCCAGACCGCGCGCAAACGCTGGATTTCCGCGATGAAACCGCGCGGCGCGCTGCGCCTTGATGCGGGCGCGGTCGGGGCCTTGGGGCAGGGCAAATCGCTTTTGCCTGCCGGTGTCGCCTCCGTCATCGGCGATTTCCAGCGCGGCGATCCGGTCACCCTCGAAGGGCCGGACGGCGCGCGGCTCGGCCTCGGCCTGTCGCGCTACACCGCGGAGGAGGCGCGCGCCATCGCAGGCCACCGCTCCGACGAGATTGCCGCGATCTTGGGCTATCCTGGGCGCGCAGCGCTCGTTCACCGCGACGACATGGCCTTCTGA
- the obgE gene encoding GTPase ObgE, with protein MKFLDLAKVYIRSGGGGGGCVSFRREKFVEFGGPDGGDGGRGGDVWAEAVDGLNTLIDFRYQQHFFAKNGQPGMGRQRTGKDGDDIILRVPAGTEILEEDQETVVADLTEVGQRFLLAKGGNGGWGNLHFKTATNQAPRRANAGQEGVERTLWLRLKLIADVGLLGLPNAGKSTFLAATSNARPKIADYPFTTLHPNLGVVGVDNAEFVVADIPGLIEGAHEGRGLGDLFLGHVERCAVLLHLIDGTADDVVADYDTIIGELEAYGGELVDKPRLTVLNKIDALTEEEIAENRAALEEASGGSVMTMSGVARTGLIEVLRALRSHIDKDRLRMREGREEPQKWQP; from the coding sequence ATGAAATTCCTGGACCTCGCCAAGGTCTACATCCGATCCGGCGGCGGCGGCGGCGGCTGCGTGTCCTTCCGGCGCGAGAAATTCGTGGAATTCGGCGGCCCCGATGGTGGCGACGGCGGACGCGGCGGCGATGTCTGGGCCGAGGCCGTGGACGGGCTGAACACGCTCATCGATTTCCGCTACCAGCAGCATTTCTTCGCCAAGAACGGCCAGCCCGGCATGGGCCGGCAGCGCACCGGCAAGGATGGCGACGACATCATCCTGCGCGTTCCCGCAGGCACGGAGATCCTGGAGGAGGATCAGGAAACCGTCGTGGCCGATCTGACCGAGGTGGGTCAACGCTTTCTTCTGGCCAAGGGCGGCAATGGCGGCTGGGGCAACCTGCATTTCAAGACCGCCACGAACCAGGCCCCGCGCCGCGCCAATGCCGGCCAGGAGGGGGTGGAGCGCACGCTCTGGCTCCGGCTGAAACTCATCGCCGATGTGGGTCTTCTGGGCCTGCCCAATGCGGGCAAATCGACCTTTCTCGCCGCGACCTCCAATGCACGGCCCAAGATCGCGGATTACCCCTTCACCACGCTGCATCCCAACCTGGGCGTCGTGGGCGTGGACAATGCGGAATTCGTCGTGGCCGACATTCCCGGCCTGATCGAGGGCGCACATGAGGGCAGGGGCCTTGGCGATCTTTTCCTTGGCCATGTCGAACGCTGCGCGGTGCTCTTGCACCTGATCGACGGCACGGCGGATGACGTGGTGGCCGATTACGACACGATCATCGGCGAGCTCGAGGCTTATGGCGGCGAATTGGTCGACAAGCCGCGCCTGACCGTGCTGAACAAGATCGATGCCCTGACCGAGGAGGAGATCGCGGAAAATCGCGCGGCCCTCGAAGAGGCCTCGGGCGGTTCCGTCATGACCATGTCGGGCGTCGCCCGCACCGGCCTGATCGAGGTGTTGCGCGCGCTGCGCTCCCATATCGACAAGGACCGGCTCAGGATGCGCGAGGGCCGCGAGGAGCCGCAAAAGTGGCAACCCTGA
- a CDS encoding GNAT family N-acetyltransferase produces MKQETIAAQAVIEAPRMLLRPLRASDTGLLAMYAGDRRVAEMTSTIPHPYPPGAAEAYIARVTSPTTTEVVWALDATDMGGAELMGVIGLKQMDRGQSEIGYWVAPAMWNTGFASEAVRALVSANPLGNQTIFASVFQDNPGSARVLTNAGFDYLGDAETFSVARNAKVATWTYLKRLA; encoded by the coding sequence ATGAAACAGGAAACCATCGCGGCCCAGGCCGTCATCGAAGCGCCCCGGATGCTGTTGCGCCCCTTGCGCGCCTCCGACACGGGCCTTCTGGCCATGTATGCGGGCGACCGCCGCGTGGCCGAGATGACCTCGACCATTCCCCATCCCTATCCGCCGGGTGCGGCCGAGGCCTATATCGCCCGCGTCACCAGCCCCACCACGACCGAGGTTGTCTGGGCGCTCGATGCCACCGACATGGGCGGCGCGGAACTGATGGGGGTGATCGGCCTCAAGCAGATGGATCGCGGCCAATCCGAAATCGGCTATTGGGTCGCGCCCGCCATGTGGAACACGGGCTTCGCTTCCGAGGCGGTGCGCGCCCTCGTGTCGGCGAATCCCCTTGGCAACCAGACGATCTTTGCCAGCGTCTTTCAGGACAATCCGGGCTCTGCGCGGGTCCTGACCAATGCCGGTTTCGATTACCTTGGCGATGCCGAGACCTTTTCGGTCGCGCGCAATGCAAAGGTTGCGACCTGGACCTATTTGAAACGTCTCGCATAA
- the rpmA gene encoding 50S ribosomal protein L27: MAHKKAGGSSRNGRDSAGRRLGIKKFGGQEVIPGNIIVRQRGTAWHPGAGVGMGKDHTIFAVVEGRVSFAKGMKGRTFVSVLPQAEAAE; encoded by the coding sequence ATGGCACATAAAAAAGCAGGTGGTAGCTCCCGCAACGGTCGCGACTCGGCTGGCCGTCGCCTCGGCATCAAGAAGTTCGGCGGTCAGGAAGTGATCCCCGGCAACATCATCGTGCGTCAGCGCGGCACTGCATGGCACCCCGGCGCGGGCGTCGGCATGGGCAAGGACCACACGATCTTTGCCGTCGTCGAAGGCCGCGTCTCCTTTGCCAAGGGGATGAAGGGCCGTACCTTCGTCTCCGTGCTCCCGCAGGCCGAGGCCGCCGAGTAA
- a CDS encoding 50S ribosomal protein L21: MFAVLKTGGKQYRVQAGDVLRVEKLAAAAGDTVQFNEILMLGGDTPTIGSPMITGAAVQATVIDQIKGEKLIHYVKRRRKHSSQRKKGHRQKLTLVRITDILASGAEKSGVKAAIGAGSAPAEAAAAPAAKPAKAKAAKAEAPAAAAGGDDLKKLSGVGPALEKKLIEAGVTSFAQIAAWGAEDIAAFDEKLNFKGRIEREGWVEQAKTLAQG; encoded by the coding sequence ATGTTCGCAGTCCTCAAGACCGGCGGCAAACAGTACCGCGTTCAGGCAGGCGATGTCCTGCGCGTGGAAAAGCTGGCCGCAGCGGCGGGTGACACCGTCCAGTTCAACGAGATCCTGATGCTCGGCGGAGACACGCCGACCATCGGCAGCCCGATGATCACGGGCGCGGCCGTCCAGGCCACCGTGATCGACCAGATCAAGGGCGAAAAGCTGATCCATTACGTCAAGCGCCGCCGCAAGCATTCGTCGCAGCGCAAGAAGGGTCACCGCCAGAAGCTGACGCTCGTGCGCATCACCGACATCCTCGCCTCGGGCGCGGAAAAGTCGGGCGTGAAAGCCGCGATCGGCGCAGGTTCGGCCCCCGCCGAAGCCGCTGCCGCCCCCGCAGCCAAGCCCGCCAAGGCCAAAGCCGCCAAGGCCGAGGCGCCCGCTGCCGCAGCAGGTGGCGATGACCTCAAGAAGCTCTCGGGCGTCGGCCCGGCGCTGGAAAAGAAACTGATCGAGGCGGGCGTCACCAGCTTTGCCCAGATCGCCGCCTGGGGCGCCGAAGATATCGCCGCCTTCGACGAGAAACTGAACTTCAAGGGCCGGATCGAGCGCGAAGGCTGGGTCGAACAGGCCAAGACGCTGGCGCAGGGCTGA
- a CDS encoding EAL domain-containing protein, with translation MPEMVETYYQNIVGADGTILKRELLTRLGPNPGGPSLEEFFLKISPEKSMEITVNQIEIAARVYENSGTACSVNVDNCTWLDDRLKELLIEAVNRYATPLVLEFTELRPMPPPDEINAVLLDLKRHGVKLALDDFGTGLNGISVFADYDFDIVKIDRKLTLGLQERPQKLQVLAHVLDLLNLLGKDHVVEGVEDDAHLKALVGVGFTTFQGFVFHRPAPVEELL, from the coding sequence ATGCCGGAAATGGTGGAAACCTACTATCAGAACATCGTTGGCGCGGACGGAACCATCCTCAAGCGGGAGCTTTTGACACGCTTGGGCCCAAATCCCGGCGGGCCCAGCCTTGAAGAATTCTTCCTGAAAATAAGCCCCGAAAAAAGCATGGAGATAACGGTCAACCAGATCGAGATCGCCGCGCGGGTTTACGAAAATTCCGGCACTGCTTGCTCGGTCAATGTCGACAATTGCACCTGGCTTGACGATCGGCTCAAGGAATTGCTGATCGAGGCGGTCAACAGATATGCAACACCCCTCGTTCTGGAGTTCACGGAACTCAGGCCCATGCCGCCCCCGGACGAGATCAACGCCGTTCTTCTGGATCTGAAAAGGCATGGCGTTAAACTGGCACTGGATGATTTCGGCACTGGCCTCAACGGGATATCCGTTTTCGCCGATTATGACTTCGACATCGTCAAGATCGACAGGAAACTGACACTCGGATTGCAGGAGCGCCCCCAGAAATTGCAGGTTCTGGCGCATGTGCTGGATCTGCTGAACCTGCTGGGAAAGGACCATGTGGTGGAAGGTGTGGAGGATGACGCGCATCTGAAGGCGCTGGTGGGCGTTGGCTTCACCACATTTCAAGGCTTCGTCTTTCATCGACCCGCCCCGGTGGAGGAGCTGCTATGA
- a CDS encoding GAF domain-containing protein produces the protein MSTSFPLSPDEASRISVLKEMSILDTIEERKFDDITALTSMIFDVPSVTISLVDETRQWFKSHHGLNVCETDRGIAFCNYTVMSDQILEITDPLSDARFRDNPLVTGDFHLRYYCGAPIIIKGQTIGALCLLDYSERSALSETQRKILTGLAKIAADAILNRHLLQKSTMLLTGLLNPDRA, from the coding sequence ATGAGCACATCCTTTCCCCTCTCTCCCGACGAGGCCAGCCGGATTTCCGTACTGAAGGAAATGTCCATCCTCGACACGATCGAAGAACGCAAGTTCGACGACATCACGGCGCTGACATCCATGATATTCGATGTGCCGAGCGTGACGATTTCGTTGGTCGATGAAACGCGGCAATGGTTCAAGAGCCATCATGGCTTGAATGTGTGCGAGACCGACCGTGGTATTGCGTTCTGCAATTACACGGTCATGTCGGACCAGATCCTTGAGATCACCGATCCCCTGTCTGACGCGAGATTTCGCGACAATCCGCTGGTCACGGGGGATTTCCATCTTCGGTATTATTGCGGTGCGCCGATCATCATCAAGGGACAGACCATCGGTGCGCTTTGCCTCCTGGATTATTCCGAACGATCCGCGCTGTCCGAGACCCAGAGGAAGATCCTGACAGGGCTGGCCAAGATCGCGGCCGATGCCATCTTGAACAGGCATTTGCTGCAGAAATCGACCATGCTGCTCACCGGTCTTCTCAACCCGGATCGCGCGTGA
- a CDS encoding HlyD family efflux transporter periplasmic adaptor subunit — translation MQRNTQNTRLGNKMSVHISKAIELEEGKGSRFARGVMWLGLVTIIVFFVWAYFARLEVVAVSSGEVLPAGSVQVLQHIDGGRLSAIHVADGDLVTEGQALIEFNNVRVLSEYQAFLARYWSLYVRTERLRALAFDREPDFSSVPPGHEELIAEEMLLLAVARDQRSELESQVETLSGIFAIQSDLASDQLVARVQVLDAERAFRDAQLELLNFTRGTLDELNEASAEISEIQEQLSELEDRLTRTVLVSPVNGIVQELNYRTIGGVVPPGETVMNIVPVDDRMEAELRVSPTDIGFIRVGQPVNVKIGTYDFMRYGTIPGQVALVSPFSSVDEQGLPYFRVVVGLEGDTMPSDSEKVIRPGMTVQADIVLDSQTVLEYLMRPLVVAFREGLGER, via the coding sequence ATGCAGCGCAACACGCAAAACACCCGGCTCGGCAACAAGATGTCGGTGCACATCTCCAAGGCCATCGAGCTGGAGGAGGGCAAGGGCTCTCGCTTTGCGCGCGGTGTCATGTGGCTGGGCCTTGTGACCATCATCGTCTTCTTCGTCTGGGCCTATTTCGCCCGGCTCGAGGTTGTCGCCGTGTCCTCCGGCGAAGTCCTGCCCGCGGGCTCCGTCCAGGTGCTGCAGCATATCGACGGTGGCAGGCTCTCCGCGATCCATGTGGCTGACGGGGATCTGGTGACCGAGGGCCAAGCCCTGATCGAATTCAACAACGTGCGGGTCCTGTCCGAATACCAGGCCTTTCTGGCCCGCTACTGGTCGCTCTATGTCCGCACCGAACGGCTGCGCGCGCTGGCGTTCGACCGCGAGCCGGATTTTTCCTCCGTCCCGCCCGGCCACGAGGAACTGATCGCCGAGGAAATGCTCCTGCTGGCCGTCGCGCGGGACCAGCGCAGCGAGCTCGAAAGTCAGGTAGAGACGCTGAGCGGCATTTTCGCCATCCAGAGCGATCTGGCGAGCGATCAACTCGTGGCCCGTGTGCAGGTTCTCGATGCCGAGCGCGCGTTCCGGGATGCGCAGCTCGAATTGCTGAACTTCACCCGTGGCACGCTCGACGAGCTGAACGAGGCATCCGCCGAAATTTCCGAGATCCAGGAACAACTCTCCGAGCTCGAGGATCGTCTCACCCGCACGGTCCTGGTGTCCCCGGTCAACGGGATCGTTCAGGAATTGAATTACAGAACCATCGGTGGCGTGGTGCCGCCGGGTGAGACCGTGATGAACATCGTGCCCGTCGACGACCGGATGGAGGCCGAGTTGCGCGTCTCGCCCACCGATATCGGGTTCATCCGGGTTGGCCAGCCGGTCAACGTGAAGATTGGCACCTATGACTTCATGCGCTACGGCACCATCCCGGGCCAGGTGGCCCTGGTGTCGCCCTTCAGTTCTGTCGACGAACAGGGCCTTCCGTATTTCCGGGTCGTCGTCGGTCTTGAGGGTGATACGATGCCCTCGGATTCCGAAAAGGTGATCCGGCCCGGCATGACCGTGCAGGCCGATATCGTGCTCGATAGCCAGACGGTTCTGGAATATCTCATGCGGCCTCTCGTGGTCGCCTTCCGCGAAGGTCTCGGCGAAAGATAG